A genomic region of Nakaseomyces glabratus chromosome C, complete sequence contains the following coding sequences:
- the YCS4 gene encoding condensin subunit YCS4 (CAGL0C03135g~Ortholog(s) have ATPase activity, chromatin binding, double-stranded DNA binding, single-stranded DNA binding activity) produces MSDFNLAEYTTRFQTSDKESYTEVNNANNELNIVTDRLAVSSEQIDADPETLESFIDLCHGFQYLSSKLQKQLTYLISSSLNHLVRDVNAQLSSNSDYNEVNSLIPQWKRHLEEYGYLTHVVLTFLQITVHDAASKSSNASKKKSANSETVQKFKNCCNQIECLLEPVIMLLEINLSRIFQTTPERDLFISLFVRPLNVLIEAEAVIKLPSLKMFIQRVIALSVKNHGQVRIAQNTIMTNLTYFIHLSNFNAELLQLLDDEYDFPQLTEDLLKEISTRVFSAKDTNGPKAISNFLIKLSELSPNIMLRQMSLVVQLLNNSSITLRCSVVEACGNIVVRLAKEPSTLEHYHQQIAILLELLQERFQDSNPYVRTKAIQGCVKVCELKSKFRKERYEITKLAVRSLEDRSSLVRRNSLKLLSKLLLTHPFVAVHGTQLKLSNWKKYQALALASLEKYEKETDNNEIENEDDDGNMEIDRELSSNGYVPTGNELADIENEAEQSETPAAETVMKLKLIALYYKEAIAFINLIHKAIYSASGLLFSRNRNEVLECMDFIVLSDAYGIECSNVGIKKMLHLVWMKGNSDEGTSVSSHLIACYQQLFLTTPENITAKEKALYIAKNLIQLTVDATVSDLTSLEQLLGMMYEHKLINEIVINTLWAIYNTASNADNGTEKSFVKNQIHGAIIVLGMLANVNSDIILKGIDSILNIGLGSAGFDDLILCRYSCIALGRVVPKKSLFLDSILSEDQEMQAVQKLGQHIIFATTNPNYFAMAENAINALFNISSKPDIVIADLIKEKTMMTFGKPENDSSITSTDISRTDSLSQLLFIVGQAAIKTLVYLEKCEAEFKKRKIEAESKIGQEKSKNEGPTDPNATANETKDNELEMIGGTNEDDFADAINYVKETELLFGPESLFGKFCPIVEEIVSNSTRFQDVVLQRSAALCLEKLMCISSKYCEKSLPLLITVMEKSKDPVIRSNAVLGLGDMAVCFNNLIDENTGFLYRRLHDKNLMVERTCLMTVTFLILAGQVKVKGQLSEMAKCLINPDQNISDMSRLFFSELATKDNAVYNSFIDIFSNLSADTDITQESFKKIMKFLTSFIEKERHQKQLVDKLIGRLANCDDQKQWDDIAYVLNTLPYKDDRVAPLLEAGFKMVEAKE; encoded by the coding sequence ATGTCTGATTTTAACTTAGCTGAATATACTACAAGATTTCAAACTTCGGATAAGGAATCCTATACCGAGGTTAATAATGCGAACAATGAATTGAACATAGTTACAGATAGATTGGCGGTTTCATCTGAGCAGATTGATGCTGATCCAGAAACATTAGAATCATTTATCGACCTGTGTCATGGTTTCCAATACTTGTCATCGAAGCTTCAAAAGCAGCTTACATACCTTATTAGTTCTTCATTAAACCATTTGGTGAGGGATGTTAACGCACAACTGTCTTCAAACTCCGATTATAATGAGGTCAACTCACTCATACCACAATGGAAAAGACATCTGGAAGAGTACGGTTACTTAACCCATGTGGTATTGACATTTCTACAAATCACTGTCCATGACGCCGCTTCGAAATCATCAAATGCgtcaaagaagaaatctgCCAATAGCGAAACAGTACAAAAGTTTAAAAACTGCTGTAATCAAATTGAATGCCTTTTGGAGCCAGTTATTATGCTATTAGAAATAAACTTGTCACGTATATTTCAGACTACACCAGAAAGGGATCTTTTCATTAGCCTTTTTGTCAGACCTTTAAATGTTCTTATAGAAGCAGAGGCCGTCATAAAACTTCCATCACTCAAGATGTTTATACAAAGAGTAATTGCCCTATCTGTCAAGAACCATGGACAGGTCAGAATTGCACAAAACACAATAATGACAAACCTGACCTACTTTATCCACTTATCCAATTTTAACGCTGAGCTGCTGCAGTTGCTCGATGACGAATACGATTTTCCACAATTAACTGAAGATctattgaaagaaataagtACTAGGGTATTTAGCGCGAAAGATACAAACGGTCCAAAAGCAATCTCGAACTTCTTAATAAAGCTTTCAGAATTATCTCCGAATATTATGCTACGACAAATGTCTTTGGTTGTTCAACTTCTCAACAATAGTTCAATCACTTTAAGATGTTCAGTGGTAGAAGCATGTGGTAACATTGTGGTTAGGCTTGCGAAGGAGCCATCAACATTGGAACATTACCATCAACAAATTGCCATCCTATTAGAGCTCTTACAAGAACGTTTTCAAGACTCTAATCCTTATGTAAGGACGAAAGCCATCCAAGGCTGTGTAAAAGTATGTGAGTTGAAGTCTAAGTttagaaaagaaaggtACGAGATTACCAAATTAGCAGTACGTTCTTTGGAAGATAGATCATCGTTAGTTAGAAGAAATTCCCTGAAATTATTATCTAAACTACTATTAACACATCCATTTGTCGCTGTTCATGGAACACAATTAAAATTGAGCAATTGGAAAAAGTATCAAGCATTAGCACTGGCCAGTTTGGAAAAATATGAGAAAGAAACAGATAATAACGAAATTGAAAACGAAGACGATGATGGCAACATGGAAATAGATAGAGAACTCAGTTCGAACGGATATGTCCCTACTGGTAATGAATTAGCCGATATAGAAAATGAAGCAGAGCAATCAGAAACACCAGCCGCAGAGACTGTTATGAAACTGAAGCTGATTGCATTATACTACAAAGAGGCTATAGCTTTTATCAATTTGATACACAAAGCGATTTATTCTGCTTCTGGCTTATTATTCTCAAGAAATAGAAATGAAGTTCTAGAATGTATGGATTTCATAGTTTTATCAGATGCCTATGGAATAGAGTGTAGTAATGTTGGTATAAAGAAGATGTTACATCTGGTTTGGATGAAAGGCAACTCTGATGAGGGAACAAGTGTTAGCTCTCATTTGATTGCATGTTATCAACAATTGTTTTTAACAACTCCAGAAAATATTACTGCAAAAGAGAAAGCACTTTACATTGCCAAAAATCTCATACAATTGACCGTTGATGCGACAGTTTCAGATCTAACATCTCTCGAACAATTACTAGGTATGATGTATGAACACAAACTGATTAATGAAATAGTTATAAACACACTTTGGGCAATTTACAACACAGCTTCCAATGCAGATAATGGCACCGAGAAATCATTTGttaaaaatcaaattcatGGTGCAATCATTGTGCTAGGAATGCTAGCCAATGTTAACAGCGATATAATATTGAAGGGTATTGATTCTATTTTAAACATTGGCCTGGGAAGTGCTGGTTTTGATGACCTTATCCTTTGTAGATATTCGTGTATTGCACTGGGACGTGTAGTACCCAAGAAAAGTTTATTCCTAGACAGTATATTATCCGAAGATCAAGAAATGCAGGCAGTGCAGAAGCTAGGACAACACATAATATTTGCAACAACCAACCCAAATTATTTTGCAATGGCTGAAAACGCAATAAACGCACTTTTCAATATCTCCTCTAAGCCAGATATAGTAATCGCGGACcttataaaagaaaagacaaTGATGACATTTGGAAAACCTGAAAATGACAGTTCTATCACGTCAACTGATATATCAAGGACGGATTCATTAAGCCAATTGTTATTTATAGTAGGCCAAGCTGCGATTAAGACACTAGTATACTTGGAAAAATGTGAAGCAGAAtttaagaaaagaaaaatagagGCTGAATCTAAAATCGGTCAAGAAAAGTCAAAGAATGAAGGACCAACAGATCCAAATGCAACCGCTAACGAGACTAAAGATAATGAACTAGAAATGATTGGAGGtacaaatgaagatgacttTGCAGATGCTATCAATTATGTGAAAGAAACTGAGCTTTTATTTGGGCCTGAGTCACTCTTTGGTAAATTTTGCCCAATTGTCGAAGAAATTGTTTCTAATAGTACTAGATTCCAAGACGTTGTGTTACAAAGAAGTGCTGCCCTTTGTTTGGAGAAGCTAATGTGTATATCTTCCAAATACTGTGAGAAGAGTCTACCTTTATTGATTACAGTGATGGAAAAATCGAAAGATCCTGTGATAAGATCAAACGCAGTTTTAGGTCTTGGTGATATGGCAGTATGTTTCAATAATCTGATCGATGAGAATACAGGTTTCCTATATCGCCGTTTACATGATAAGAACTTGATGGTCGAAAGGACATGTTTAATGACAGTTAcctttttgattttggCAGGGCAAGTGAAAGTAAAGGGCCAATTGAGTGAGATGGCTAAATGTCTAATTAATCCTGACCAAAATATTAGCGATATGAGTCGGTTATTCTTCTCAGAACTTGCTACAAAAGATAATGCTGTTTATAACagttttattgatatttttagTAATTTGTCTGCTGATACAGATATTACTCAGGAATCATTCAAAAAGATCATGAAGTTCTTAACCTCATTCATAGAAAAGGAAAGACACCAGAAACAACTTGTGGACAAACTGATTGGGAGACTAGCGAATTGTGATGACCAGAAGCAATGGGATGATATTGCGTATGTGTTGAACACTTTACCATATAAAGATGACAGAGTTGCCCCACTCTTAGAAGCTGGCTTTAAGATGGTGGAGGCCAAAGAATGA
- the SEC22 gene encoding SNAP receptor SEC22 (CAGL0C03179g~Ortholog(s) have SNAP receptor activity and role in ER to Golgi vesicle-mediated transport, retrograde vesicle-mediated transport, Golgi to ER, vesicle fusion with Golgi apparatus), with protein sequence MIKSTVVYRDDGLPLCSSVDDDISDLSLNEQKKRIKMVVSRMTPQSANEATLESKDSEIHYIRQQGVIYFVICEAGYPRNLAFSYLNDVAVEFQHSYSNELSKPTIRPYAFASFDTFLQRTKKAYSDKKVQDNLDQLNQELVGVKQIMSKNIEDLLYRGDSLEKMDDMSNSLKISSKKYRKSAQKINFDLLISQYAPIVMVAFFFVFLFWWVFLR encoded by the coding sequence ATGATTAAGTCTACTGTGGTATACAGGGATGACGGGTTACCGCTGTGCAGTTCTGTTGACGACGATATCAGCGACCTTTCGCTGAATGAGCAGAAGAAGCGGATCAAAATGGTCGTGTCACGTATGACACCCCAGAGTGCCAATGAGGCTACACTAGAGTCCAAGGACTCGGAGATACACTACATTAGACAGCAAGGTGTGATATACTTTGTCATTTGCGAGGCAGGCTACCCTCGGAACTTGGCGTTTTCTTACTTAAACGATGTCGCTGTGGAATTCCAGCACTCATACTCCAATGAGTTGAGCAAACCCACTATCAGACCATATGCATTTGCTAGCTTTGACACTTTCTTACAGAGAACTAAGAAGGCCTACAGTGACAAGAAAGTGCAGGACAACTTAGATCAATTGAACCAAGAGTTAGTGGGCGTCAAGCAGATCATGTCCAAGAACATAGAAGACCTGTTGTACAGAGGTGACTCCCTGGAGAAAATGGATGACATGAGTAACTCTTTGAAGATATCAAGTAAAAAATACAGGAAGTCCGCACAGAAGATCAACTTCGATCTGTTGATCTCTCAGTATGCACCAATCGTCATGGTTGCATTCTTCTTCGTATTCCTATTCTGGTGGGTTTTCTTAAGATAG